In a genomic window of Oscillatoria salina IIICB1:
- a CDS encoding MoaD/ThiS family protein, producing the protein MTKPIEITVKLFAVYQEVYKVPELNLQFPPQTPVSTVLDRLLSEHPELEKWRDLTRFGINLQFVEPDRLLQEGDEVVLIPPVSGG; encoded by the coding sequence ATGACTAAACCTATTGAAATTACAGTTAAACTTTTTGCTGTTTACCAGGAAGTTTATAAGGTTCCAGAATTGAACTTACAATTTCCTCCTCAAACACCAGTTTCTACTGTTTTAGATCGTTTGCTATCCGAACATCCCGAACTCGAAAAATGGCGCGATCTAACTCGTTTTGGCATTAATTTACAATTTGTTGAACCAGATCGACTTTTACAAGAGGGGGATGAAGTTGTTTTGATTCCTCCGGTTAGCGGTGGCTGA
- a CDS encoding L,D-transpeptidase codes for MVTDKGKFKNFLRLCCHAAIPLIFFPPQVEASAINSNGDLATNNILPAIQIPETNIPELPPLGEADEYLPREENFSEPVSVVTRLVIKLGSRRVYVYQGKNELVSYPIAIGRAGWETPTGSFQVMQKMRDPVWEHPLTGELVPPGPNNPLGDRWIGFWTDGTNYIGFHGTPDEQLVGQAVSHGCIRMFNQDVRALFEKVTVGTPVIVEP; via the coding sequence ATGGTAACAGATAAAGGCAAGTTTAAGAATTTTCTGCGGCTTTGTTGTCATGCAGCTATACCGTTAATTTTTTTCCCACCGCAGGTAGAAGCATCAGCCATAAATTCTAACGGCGATCTTGCTACCAACAATATCCTACCTGCAATCCAAATACCAGAGACAAACATACCCGAATTACCACCTCTAGGTGAAGCGGATGAATATCTTCCTCGAGAAGAAAATTTTTCTGAACCTGTTTCTGTTGTTACTCGTTTAGTCATTAAATTAGGATCGCGTCGTGTTTATGTTTATCAAGGTAAAAATGAACTTGTCAGCTATCCAATCGCGATCGGTAGGGCTGGCTGGGAAACTCCTACAGGTAGTTTTCAAGTAATGCAAAAAATGCGCGATCCGGTTTGGGAACATCCTTTAACAGGTGAGTTAGTTCCTCCCGGACCAAATAATCCTTTAGGCGATCGCTGGATCGGTTTTTGGACAGATGGAACTAATTATATTGGCTTTCATGGTACTCCTGACGAACAACTCGTCGGACAAGCAGTTTCTCACGGCTGCATCCGTATGTTTAACCAAGATGTTCGGGCTTTATTTGAAAAGGTAACTGTCGGAACTCCGGTTATTGTCGAACCTTAA